A portion of the Stigmatella aurantiaca DW4/3-1 genome contains these proteins:
- a CDS encoding lysophospholipid acyltransferase family protein, whose amino-acid sequence MTWFYPLLNVLQLAFLVVWGVFWISLSGVLMVLTLNGNLPLVMARRIWAPMHWRIAGAHLHVDPLPDIDWSRPHIFLMNHQSAMDIPCAFAALPVNIRFIAKHVLQYVPFLGWYMTMTGMIFVNRTHRRKAVQSLKQAGERIRAGKSILAFPEGTRSLDGLILPFKKGPFVLAIEAQVPIVPVAIEGSGRALPTGGIRLRRHDIRVKVGMPIETQGLTGADREALLRRTRDAIIQLHRELGGPGAVDEAIAQQGHEGRSPLPPSTAP is encoded by the coding sequence ATGACGTGGTTCTACCCTCTGCTCAACGTGCTTCAGCTCGCTTTTCTGGTGGTTTGGGGCGTGTTCTGGATCAGCCTTTCAGGCGTCCTGATGGTGCTGACGCTCAATGGCAACCTGCCATTGGTGATGGCGCGGCGCATCTGGGCCCCCATGCATTGGCGCATCGCCGGCGCCCACCTGCACGTGGATCCGCTGCCAGACATCGACTGGAGCCGACCCCACATCTTCCTGATGAATCACCAGTCCGCGATGGACATCCCCTGCGCGTTCGCCGCGCTGCCGGTGAACATCCGGTTCATCGCCAAGCACGTCCTCCAGTATGTGCCCTTCCTCGGCTGGTACATGACGATGACGGGGATGATCTTCGTCAACCGCACCCATCGCCGGAAGGCGGTGCAGAGCTTGAAGCAGGCGGGTGAGCGCATCCGCGCGGGCAAGAGCATTCTGGCGTTTCCCGAGGGAACCCGCTCCCTGGATGGGCTCATCCTCCCCTTCAAGAAGGGGCCCTTCGTGCTCGCCATCGAGGCCCAGGTGCCCATCGTTCCGGTGGCCATCGAAGGCTCTGGCCGCGCCCTGCCCACCGGAGGCATCCGCCTGCGCCGGCACGACATCCGCGTGAAGGTGGGCATGCCCATCGAGACCCAGGGGCTCACGGGGGCCGACCGCGAGGCGCTGTTGCGCCGGACGCGCGACGCCATCATCCAGCTCCACCGAGAGCTGGGCGGTCCGGGCGCCGTGGACGAGGCCATTGCCCAGCAAGGCCACGAGGGCCGCTCACCGCTGCCTCCTTCCACCGCTCCGTAA
- a CDS encoding NAD(P)/FAD-dependent oxidoreductase: MTSPSDTRHHVVILGGGFGGLYAALRLKRAPVRVTLVDRHNHHLFQPLLYQVATATLSPSDIASPLRGLLGRHHISVLLAEATRVDIQAKRVILADGELAYDSLIVATGATHSYFGNDAWAKHAPGLKSIEDAVEIRRQVLLAFEMAEREPDPELRRQLLTFVIVGGGPTGVELAGALAEISRHALVRDFQNIDPSQARIILVEGTHHLLPTYPQALAERARQSLERLGVEVRAGVRVTQIDETGVFVGDEHIPARTKLWAAGVAASPLARSLGVALDRAGRVSVSPELTLPGRQDVFVIGDLAFIKKGEHPIPGVAPAAMQQGKHAANNILRQLQGQPMQPFRFNDRGTFSVIGRGSAVGLALARFPMSGYIAWLAWLFIHVLFLIGFRSKAAVLLNWAYSYVAFRRSARIITGAVPLLPRPPSRPGGSAGGPRVEGEQAPRAEAASPPGAS; this comes from the coding sequence GTGACTTCTCCATCTGACACGCGGCACCATGTGGTCATCCTGGGCGGAGGCTTTGGGGGGCTCTATGCGGCGTTGAGGTTGAAGCGCGCCCCGGTCCGGGTGACACTCGTGGACCGCCACAATCACCACCTGTTCCAGCCGCTGCTCTACCAGGTCGCGACGGCGACGCTCAGCCCGAGCGATATCGCCTCTCCCCTGAGGGGTCTGCTGGGCCGGCACCATATCTCCGTCCTGCTCGCGGAGGCCACCCGCGTGGACATCCAGGCCAAGCGGGTGATCCTCGCGGATGGCGAGCTGGCGTACGACTCGCTGATCGTCGCCACGGGGGCCACCCACTCCTACTTCGGCAACGATGCGTGGGCGAAGCATGCGCCGGGGCTCAAGAGCATCGAGGACGCGGTGGAAATCCGCCGACAGGTCCTGCTGGCCTTCGAGATGGCGGAGCGCGAGCCGGATCCGGAGCTGCGCCGGCAGTTGCTGACCTTCGTCATCGTCGGGGGAGGGCCCACGGGGGTGGAACTGGCCGGAGCGCTCGCGGAGATCAGCCGCCATGCCCTGGTGCGGGACTTCCAGAACATCGATCCCTCTCAAGCCCGCATCATTCTCGTGGAGGGAACCCACCACCTGCTGCCCACCTATCCTCAGGCCCTGGCAGAACGGGCGAGGCAGTCGTTGGAGCGCCTGGGGGTCGAGGTGCGAGCAGGGGTCCGGGTGACCCAGATCGATGAGACGGGCGTCTTCGTGGGAGACGAGCACATCCCGGCCCGGACGAAGCTCTGGGCGGCGGGGGTGGCGGCGTCTCCCCTGGCACGGTCGCTGGGCGTGGCGCTGGATCGCGCGGGCCGGGTCTCGGTCTCGCCGGAGCTGACCTTGCCAGGACGTCAGGACGTCTTCGTCATTGGAGACCTCGCGTTCATCAAGAAGGGGGAACACCCCATTCCCGGTGTGGCACCGGCGGCGATGCAGCAGGGCAAGCACGCGGCGAACAACATTCTGCGCCAGCTCCAGGGGCAACCCATGCAGCCCTTCCGCTTCAATGACCGGGGGACGTTCTCCGTCATTGGCCGTGGTTCGGCGGTGGGGCTCGCCCTGGCACGCTTCCCGATGTCGGGCTACATCGCGTGGCTTGCCTGGCTCTTCATCCACGTGCTCTTCCTCATCGGGTTTCGGAGCAAGGCGGCGGTGCTGTTGAACTGGGCCTACTCGTACGTGGCCTTCCGGCGCTCGGCGCGCATCATCACGGGGGCCGTTCCGCTGCTTCCCCGGCCCCCCTCCCGTCCTGGGGGGTCTGCGGGAGGCCCGCGCGTGGAGGGCGAGCAGGCACCGCGCGCGGAGGCGGCGTCTCCCCCAGGGGCCTCCTGA
- a CDS encoding YifB family Mg chelatase-like AAA ATPase: MLARVRSGALMGIDAVVVECEVDMALGLPYFNVVGLPDGAVRESKVRVVSALKNTGFELPQKRITVNLAPADIRKEGAAFELPIALGVLAAARLMEEAPLGRYLFGGELSLDGWVKPIKGVLPLAVAARNGGFEGVMVPTANAAEAALMEGIQVLPVRHLREAVEHLTGVHPLTPYSRQAASREAPRGPPPLDMADVRGQPDLKLALELAAAGGHNVLMCGPPGSGKTMLARRLPSILPTMTFTEALEVTKIYSVLGLLGEDQALMRERPFRAPHHTISDAGLVGGGPAARPGELSLGHHGVLFLDELPEFRKNVLEVLRQPMEEGFIHLARASQNVTYPCRVMLVAAMNPCPCGYFNVPGRTCTCPEHRVFDYHSRVSGPLLDRIDITLQTRPVEYHQIARASADEPPSAYYRERVEAARDRQRARFRDEPGIHCNAQMPPRLLRGHCVLSARAERMLELAVRHHGLSARAHDRILKLALTRADLEGHARIEDVDIQLAIDCRILDRRGWLHANTHGALPGRPDALSSRGKP, translated from the coding sequence ATGCTGGCAAGGGTGAGGTCCGGCGCGTTGATGGGCATCGACGCGGTGGTGGTGGAGTGTGAGGTGGACATGGCGCTGGGCCTTCCCTACTTCAACGTCGTGGGCCTGCCGGACGGGGCCGTGCGCGAGTCGAAGGTGCGCGTCGTCTCAGCCCTGAAGAACACGGGATTCGAGCTTCCCCAGAAACGCATCACCGTGAACCTGGCCCCCGCCGACATCCGCAAGGAAGGCGCGGCCTTCGAGCTCCCGATCGCCCTGGGGGTGCTGGCCGCGGCACGGCTCATGGAGGAAGCGCCCTTGGGGCGCTACCTCTTTGGCGGGGAACTGTCGCTGGATGGGTGGGTGAAGCCCATCAAGGGCGTTCTGCCGCTGGCGGTGGCCGCGCGAAACGGCGGCTTCGAGGGGGTCATGGTGCCCACCGCCAACGCGGCCGAGGCCGCGCTGATGGAGGGCATCCAGGTGCTTCCGGTCCGTCACCTGCGCGAGGCCGTCGAGCACCTCACGGGGGTCCACCCGCTCACCCCCTACTCGCGCCAGGCGGCCTCCCGGGAAGCGCCGCGGGGACCGCCTCCCCTCGACATGGCGGATGTGCGCGGACAACCCGACTTGAAGCTGGCACTCGAGCTGGCCGCCGCCGGCGGTCACAACGTCTTGATGTGCGGCCCTCCGGGCTCGGGCAAGACCATGCTCGCCCGGAGGTTGCCCAGCATCCTGCCCACGATGACCTTCACCGAGGCGCTGGAGGTGACGAAGATCTACTCGGTCCTCGGACTGCTGGGCGAGGACCAGGCCTTGATGCGCGAGCGGCCCTTCCGGGCCCCGCATCACACCATCTCCGATGCCGGGCTGGTGGGAGGCGGCCCCGCGGCGCGGCCCGGCGAGCTGTCCCTGGGACATCATGGGGTGCTGTTCCTCGACGAGCTGCCGGAGTTCCGCAAGAACGTGCTGGAGGTGCTGCGCCAACCCATGGAGGAGGGGTTCATCCACCTGGCGCGCGCCAGCCAGAACGTCACCTACCCCTGCCGGGTGATGCTGGTGGCGGCGATGAACCCCTGCCCTTGCGGCTATTTCAACGTGCCCGGCCGCACGTGCACCTGCCCGGAGCACCGTGTCTTCGACTACCACTCCCGGGTGAGTGGGCCCCTGTTGGACCGCATCGACATCACCCTCCAGACACGCCCCGTGGAGTACCACCAGATCGCCCGCGCCAGCGCCGATGAGCCTCCGAGCGCTTATTACCGGGAGCGGGTGGAAGCCGCCCGGGACCGGCAACGCGCCCGCTTCCGGGATGAGCCGGGCATCCACTGCAATGCCCAGATGCCGCCCCGGCTGCTGCGCGGCCATTGCGTCCTGAGCGCCCGCGCCGAGCGCATGCTGGAGTTGGCCGTGCGCCACCATGGCCTGTCCGCCCGGGCCCACGACCGCATCCTCAAGCTCGCCCTCACGCGGGCCGACTTGGAGGGGCATGCCCGCATCGAAGACGTGGACATCCAACTGGCCATCGACTGCCGCATCCTCGATCGCCGGGGATGGCTCCACGCCAACACGCACGGGGCCCTGCCCGGGCGCCCGGATGCGCTCTCATCTCGCGGCAAGCCCTGA
- a CDS encoding DUF2378 family protein, giving the protein MADELLIFEQTIEALFLRALAGRLKPDCKARLRQAGLDVDQKLKPAYSFQSWMTFLRIAADELYAGMPLEEGAFKLGELYIEGFRETMLGRAVLSLLRVLGPRRALARATQSFRAGNNYTESRLTELGPAQFELWMNEVGSLPSFTAGIIHAGLRVAGAQNIRVEPTGHDGHGCTYRISWKEASVSSVVVGSGDSKASKRAGSINSL; this is encoded by the coding sequence ATGGCCGACGAGCTCCTGATCTTCGAGCAGACCATCGAAGCGCTCTTTCTCCGGGCGCTCGCCGGACGCTTGAAGCCCGACTGTAAGGCCCGTTTGCGCCAGGCGGGCCTGGACGTCGATCAGAAGCTCAAGCCCGCCTATTCCTTCCAGTCCTGGATGACGTTTCTGCGCATCGCCGCGGACGAGCTGTATGCGGGCATGCCCTTGGAAGAAGGCGCCTTCAAGCTCGGAGAGCTCTACATCGAGGGCTTCCGGGAGACGATGCTGGGGCGGGCCGTGCTGTCCCTGCTGCGCGTGCTGGGCCCTCGGCGAGCCCTGGCCCGCGCGACGCAGAGCTTTCGCGCGGGCAACAACTACACCGAATCCCGCCTCACCGAGCTGGGCCCCGCCCAGTTCGAGCTGTGGATGAACGAGGTGGGCTCCCTGCCCTCGTTCACCGCCGGCATCATCCATGCCGGGCTTCGCGTGGCCGGGGCGCAGAACATCCGCGTCGAGCCCACCGGCCACGACGGCCACGGCTGCACCTACCGGATCAGCTGGAAGGAGGCCTCGGTCTCCTCCGTGGTGGTGGGCAGCGGCGACTCGAAGGCCTCCAAGAGGGCCGGGTCCATCAACTCCCTGTAG
- a CDS encoding ExbD/TolR family protein, with protein sequence MAGHKQRQWVKPQSAPNSDINVTPLVDVVLVLLIIFMVVTPLLEKDIEVRVPETEVENTPPPENPDQLVVQLDEAGKIKINAEQMASQDDYVTRLKRMLAAKPKEERIVFFMATDKTNYGSLVTALDGAKAAGAFVLGMATEDLPQGAVVPGAEGDAAPVSPDAPAPPPAP encoded by the coding sequence ATGGCCGGACACAAACAACGGCAGTGGGTCAAGCCCCAGAGCGCGCCCAACTCGGACATCAACGTCACCCCGCTGGTGGACGTGGTGCTCGTGCTCCTCATCATCTTCATGGTGGTGACGCCCCTGCTCGAGAAGGACATCGAGGTGCGGGTGCCAGAGACGGAGGTGGAGAACACGCCGCCTCCGGAGAACCCGGACCAACTCGTGGTGCAGCTCGACGAGGCCGGCAAGATCAAGATCAACGCCGAGCAGATGGCCAGCCAGGATGACTACGTCACCCGGCTCAAGCGCATGCTGGCCGCCAAGCCGAAGGAAGAGCGAATCGTCTTCTTCATGGCGACCGACAAGACGAACTACGGCTCCCTCGTCACCGCGTTGGATGGGGCCAAGGCCGCTGGGGCGTTCGTGCTGGGCATGGCCACCGAGGACCTGCCCCAAGGGGCCGTCGTCCCAGGAGCCGAGGGGGATGCAGCCCCGGTTTCCCCGGATGCCCCTGCACCTCCTCCAGCCCCTTAG
- a CDS encoding ExbD/TolR family protein: MGMAVGPNKGIKNEINVTPLVDVVLVLLIIFMVITPMLQRGKSVTLPKAQNTEKDKTDSDPLILSVTPDKKTFLENDEFDAAGLETKLREELGKTPGRKILLKGDNTLEVGDVRRVMDIARKAQAKSIALGVEELKE; encoded by the coding sequence ATGGGAATGGCAGTAGGCCCCAACAAGGGGATCAAGAACGAGATCAACGTCACGCCCCTGGTGGACGTGGTGCTCGTGCTCCTCATCATCTTCATGGTGATCACGCCCATGCTCCAGCGCGGCAAGTCCGTGACGCTGCCCAAGGCGCAGAACACCGAGAAGGACAAGACGGACTCAGATCCACTGATTCTGTCCGTCACGCCGGACAAGAAGACGTTCCTGGAGAACGACGAGTTCGACGCGGCGGGGCTGGAGACCAAGCTGCGCGAGGAGCTCGGAAAGACGCCCGGCCGGAAGATCCTCCTCAAGGGGGACAATACGTTGGAGGTCGGTGACGTGCGCCGGGTGATGGACATCGCGCGCAAGGCACAGGCCAAGAGCATCGCGCTCGGCGTCGAGGAGCTGAAAGAATAG
- a CDS encoding MotA/TolQ/ExbB proton channel family protein: MQFTLADIWAHTGLFARFIIFTLAFMSIASLVVMAERIFVFRKTRSDSRTFAAKMGAILAKGDLTAAANTNLGKDVGHLGRVINSGLTAYKISPSNKDVAVESVARALERQAQREVQSLKRGLGVLATVGSTAPFVGLLGTTMGIVNAFQLMAEAGSGGLGTISAGIAEALITTAFGLLVAIPAVMAYNFLQGWVDARSVDISESSNEFLDVVARQLTGGAASHSPSA; the protein is encoded by the coding sequence ATGCAATTCACACTGGCGGATATCTGGGCGCACACGGGCCTCTTCGCCCGCTTCATCATCTTCACCCTGGCATTCATGTCGATTGCATCCCTGGTCGTCATGGCAGAGCGGATCTTCGTCTTCCGCAAGACGCGCTCTGACTCCAGGACCTTCGCCGCGAAGATGGGGGCCATCCTGGCCAAGGGGGACCTCACCGCGGCGGCCAACACCAACCTGGGCAAGGACGTCGGCCACCTGGGCCGCGTCATCAACTCGGGCCTGACGGCGTACAAGATCAGCCCCAGCAACAAGGACGTGGCCGTGGAGTCCGTGGCGCGCGCCCTAGAGCGCCAGGCGCAGCGTGAGGTGCAGAGCCTCAAGCGCGGCCTGGGCGTGCTGGCCACCGTGGGCTCGACGGCGCCGTTCGTCGGTCTGCTCGGCACCACGATGGGCATCGTGAACGCCTTCCAGCTCATGGCGGAGGCGGGCTCGGGCGGTCTGGGCACCATCTCGGCCGGTATCGCCGAGGCGCTCATCACCACCGCGTTCGGCCTGCTGGTGGCCATCCCCGCGGTGATGGCCTACAACTTCCTGCAGGGCTGGGTGGATGCGCGCTCGGTGGACATCTCCGAGTCGTCCAACGAGTTCCTCGACGTGGTGGCCCGGCAGCTGACCGGCGGCGCCGCCTCCCACTCCCCGTCGGCCTAA
- a CDS encoding energy transducer TonB, which produces MFDSVLDRGAGPRGRFGTGAVVSVVLHVVLFAVAIYLSTRPPPLEEKEVEVTFKAAMAPPPPPPPPPPPPAASKPKTTPKKPVKKPDVIVQPKEIPQEKPPEQEPVEEPPAPEEPTEEAVEGGVEGGVAGGVVGGVVGGVLGGVLGGQVGGTGTDVLPFGAGMTRPEKLSGPQPQYTREALEARVQGLMIVKCVITTEGKVEKCRIIKPLPHMEQSVLDALYAQRYKPVTFQGRPVQVDYTFNIKLSMPR; this is translated from the coding sequence ATGTTCGACTCTGTCCTTGACCGCGGAGCCGGCCCCAGAGGCCGGTTCGGCACCGGAGCTGTAGTCTCCGTGGTGCTGCACGTGGTCCTCTTCGCTGTGGCGATCTATCTCTCCACACGGCCGCCCCCGCTCGAGGAGAAGGAGGTGGAAGTCACCTTCAAGGCCGCCATGGCCCCTCCGCCTCCTCCCCCGCCGCCGCCCCCTCCCCCCGCGGCGTCCAAGCCGAAGACGACCCCCAAGAAGCCCGTCAAGAAGCCCGACGTCATCGTTCAGCCCAAGGAGATTCCCCAGGAGAAGCCGCCCGAGCAGGAGCCCGTGGAAGAGCCGCCCGCGCCCGAGGAGCCGACCGAGGAGGCCGTGGAAGGGGGCGTCGAGGGGGGCGTGGCCGGCGGTGTGGTGGGCGGTGTCGTTGGAGGCGTGCTGGGCGGTGTCCTGGGTGGACAGGTGGGCGGGACCGGAACGGACGTGCTGCCCTTCGGGGCGGGCATGACGCGGCCCGAGAAGCTGTCGGGTCCTCAGCCCCAATACACGCGTGAGGCGCTGGAAGCCCGCGTGCAGGGTCTGATGATCGTCAAGTGCGTCATCACCACCGAGGGCAAGGTCGAGAAGTGCCGCATCATCAAGCCGCTGCCCCACATGGAGCAGTCGGTTCTGGACGCGCTGTATGCCCAGCGCTACAAGCCGGTGACCTTCCAGGGCCGCCCCGTCCAGGTCGACTACACCTTCAACATCAAGCTCTCGATGCCGCGCTAG
- a CDS encoding TonB-dependent receptor, giving the protein MRLTRVLRETGVVLLAALMFGSAAMAQSSSSVIIGTVVNADPSANKAPLADVAVTATSPNLQGEQTVVTDAQGQYRIPQLPPGVYTLRFDSQGFKPFARSDIQLRLNRTIRVNVELLPDSFTEVIELTGAPPTIDIGSTTQGVNVDQEFVRRIAVNRPGGKGGAARSFDSLAELAPGAQNDQFGVSVNGASSPENGFTVDGLSTNDPAFGINGSALSVEFVQDVNIITGGYLPEFGRATGGVINAVTRSGSNEFHGSVFGNWTPGALEGNRTIALNAGSVITGNNELKNLGDFGATLGGPIIKDRLWFFAGVIPSFTRYTHTRGINYFQYDAEGNPILDENGDQEVLPIEGAERKYFADSRSIQYMGKLTYLINQDHNVALSVNGTPASTGGRGKLTISPQSGGLPGAQAVRPSDIGQREITSGATSVGLKYSGSFNEKKLLLDVNAGWFHQVASTLPVDGSEVGDIYGDGLAGYSAVDYQKTRSLAYFENLGATAAVCDAADSTDPILCPVNTYRVGGPSLLTDGSLNRYQANAKATYLLNALGSHVFKAGVDVELLGYSQKKSYSGGVYFNETNLGGRVDPRTNGTIANGTYGWIDARRYGIQTRPDSAEVLPFLQSDTKSNTVGGFLQDSWTLANRVTLNLGLRYDVQQIYGADGDLAMVLGNQWSPRLGAIVDPLANGRMKFFFNFARYYEQVPLNLADRQFPPERQYTAYRVAPTEPGGTDGCDPSTLEGQRSGCANTAYLAPSAETGRNPSRLYGGGKTEPTPVDPDLKAQSSDEYVVGGEYEVVANTRFGANYTHRNLGTVMEDMSRDNGATYFIGNPGEGFATEFPKAQRDYDAVTLYLNRNFAGGWLAQASYTWSRLYGNYPGLFRPETGQLDPNITADFDLIDLLDNRTGLLPFDRTHSVKLFGAKEINFTNIFSANIGLSYRGNSGTPINYLGAHPVYLDDEAFVLPRGAGGRTPWVNIIDTNVGVNYRINKDNVVSLTMDVFNLFNFQTATAVDETYTRQSVYPLKDGTPADLPGKVQINTGDSAYDAENPEYLTDSADDVNPNFRNARTYQAPRQFRFGIRYTF; this is encoded by the coding sequence ATGAGATTAACCCGTGTGCTCCGGGAAACCGGAGTTGTGCTGCTTGCTGCCCTGATGTTTGGGTCAGCGGCCATGGCGCAGTCGTCGAGCAGCGTCATCATCGGTACCGTCGTTAACGCTGATCCGTCTGCGAACAAGGCCCCCCTGGCAGATGTCGCGGTGACCGCGACGTCGCCCAACCTCCAGGGTGAGCAGACCGTGGTTACTGACGCTCAAGGCCAGTACCGTATTCCCCAGCTGCCTCCGGGCGTGTACACCCTGCGCTTCGACAGCCAGGGGTTCAAGCCCTTTGCCCGCTCGGACATCCAGCTGCGCCTCAACCGCACGATCCGCGTGAACGTGGAGCTGCTGCCCGATTCCTTCACCGAGGTCATCGAGCTGACGGGCGCCCCGCCGACGATCGACATCGGCAGCACCACCCAGGGCGTGAACGTGGATCAGGAGTTCGTCCGGCGCATCGCGGTGAACCGCCCGGGCGGCAAGGGCGGCGCGGCCCGCTCGTTCGACAGCCTCGCGGAGCTGGCTCCCGGCGCGCAGAACGACCAGTTCGGCGTGTCCGTGAACGGCGCGTCCTCTCCCGAGAACGGCTTCACGGTGGACGGTTTGTCCACCAACGACCCGGCCTTCGGCATCAACGGCAGCGCGCTGAGCGTCGAGTTCGTGCAGGACGTGAACATCATCACCGGTGGTTACCTGCCGGAGTTCGGCCGCGCCACGGGCGGCGTCATCAACGCGGTGACCCGCTCGGGCTCCAACGAGTTCCACGGCTCCGTGTTCGGCAACTGGACCCCGGGCGCCCTGGAGGGCAACCGGACGATCGCGCTCAACGCGGGCTCGGTCATCACCGGCAACAACGAGCTGAAGAACCTGGGTGACTTCGGCGCCACCCTGGGCGGCCCGATCATCAAGGACCGGCTGTGGTTCTTCGCCGGTGTCATCCCGTCCTTCACGCGCTACACCCACACCCGTGGCATCAACTACTTCCAGTACGACGCCGAGGGCAACCCGATCCTGGACGAGAACGGCGATCAGGAGGTGCTGCCCATCGAGGGGGCCGAGCGGAAGTACTTCGCGGACTCCCGCAGCATTCAGTACATGGGCAAGCTGACGTACCTCATCAACCAGGATCACAACGTGGCGCTGTCGGTCAACGGAACGCCCGCGAGCACGGGTGGCCGGGGCAAGCTGACCATCAGCCCCCAGAGTGGTGGTCTGCCGGGAGCCCAGGCGGTCCGTCCGAGCGACATCGGCCAGCGCGAGATCACCTCGGGCGCGACGTCCGTGGGGTTGAAGTACTCGGGCTCTTTCAATGAGAAGAAGCTGCTCTTGGACGTGAACGCGGGCTGGTTCCACCAGGTGGCTTCCACCCTGCCGGTCGATGGCAGCGAGGTGGGTGACATCTACGGCGACGGCCTGGCGGGTTATTCGGCCGTGGACTACCAGAAGACCCGCTCGCTGGCGTACTTCGAGAACCTGGGGGCGACTGCGGCAGTGTGCGATGCTGCGGACTCCACGGATCCCATCCTCTGCCCGGTGAACACTTACCGGGTGGGCGGGCCGAGCCTCCTGACCGACGGTTCGCTGAACCGCTACCAGGCCAACGCGAAGGCGACCTACCTGCTCAACGCGCTGGGCAGCCATGTGTTCAAGGCGGGTGTGGACGTCGAGCTGCTCGGCTACAGCCAGAAGAAGTCCTACAGCGGTGGCGTGTACTTCAATGAGACGAACCTGGGTGGCCGCGTCGATCCGCGCACGAATGGGACGATCGCGAATGGAACGTATGGCTGGATCGACGCCCGCCGCTACGGCATCCAGACCCGGCCCGACTCCGCCGAGGTGCTGCCGTTCCTCCAGTCCGACACCAAGAGCAACACGGTCGGTGGCTTCCTGCAGGACAGCTGGACCCTGGCCAACCGCGTGACGCTGAACCTGGGCCTCCGTTACGACGTGCAGCAGATCTACGGCGCGGATGGAGACCTGGCGATGGTGCTGGGCAATCAGTGGTCGCCCCGCTTGGGCGCGATCGTGGACCCCCTGGCCAACGGCCGCATGAAGTTCTTCTTCAACTTCGCCCGCTACTACGAGCAGGTTCCGCTCAACCTGGCGGATCGCCAGTTCCCGCCGGAGCGTCAGTACACCGCCTACCGCGTCGCCCCCACGGAGCCGGGCGGCACGGACGGGTGTGATCCCAGCACGCTCGAGGGCCAGCGCAGCGGTTGCGCCAACACGGCCTACCTGGCGCCCAGCGCGGAGACGGGCCGTAACCCGAGCCGCCTCTACGGCGGTGGCAAGACGGAGCCGACGCCCGTGGATCCGGATCTCAAGGCGCAGTCGTCCGATGAGTACGTGGTCGGCGGCGAGTACGAGGTCGTGGCGAATACCCGCTTTGGTGCCAACTACACCCACCGCAACCTCGGGACCGTCATGGAGGACATGAGCCGTGACAACGGCGCCACGTACTTCATTGGTAACCCGGGCGAGGGCTTCGCCACGGAGTTCCCCAAGGCGCAGCGTGACTACGATGCCGTCACGCTCTACCTGAACCGGAACTTCGCGGGTGGATGGCTGGCCCAGGCGAGCTACACCTGGTCGCGGCTGTACGGCAACTACCCGGGTCTGTTCCGTCCGGAGACGGGCCAGCTCGACCCGAACATCACGGCGGACTTCGACCTGATCGACCTGTTGGACAACCGCACCGGTCTGCTGCCCTTCGACCGGACGCACTCCGTGAAGCTGTTCGGTGCCAAGGAGATCAACTTCACCAACATCTTCTCGGCCAACATCGGTCTGTCCTACCGTGGCAACTCGGGTACGCCCATCAACTACCTGGGCGCTCACCCCGTCTACCTCGACGATGAGGCGTTCGTCCTCCCGCGCGGTGCCGGTGGCCGGACCCCGTGGGTCAACATCATCGACACGAACGTCGGGGTGAACTACCGGATCAACAAGGACAACGTGGTGTCGCTCACCATGGACGTGTTCAACCTCTTCAACTTCCAGACGGCGACCGCCGTGGACGAGACGTACACGCGCCAGAGCGTCTACCCGCTCAAGGACGGCACTCCCGCGGACCTGCCGGGCAAGGTGCAGATCAACACGGGTGACAGCGCCTACGATGCCGAGAACCCCGAGTACCTCACCGACTCTGCCGACGACGTGAATCCCAACTTCCGGAATGCGCGGACGTATCAGGCGCCTCGTCAGTTCCGCTTCGGTATCCGGTACACCTTCTAA